The following are encoded in a window of Pongo abelii isolate AG06213 chromosome 16, NHGRI_mPonAbe1-v2.0_pri, whole genome shotgun sequence genomic DNA:
- the BAHD1 gene encoding bromo adjacent homology domain-containing 1 protein isoform X4, protein MFPAVVEEGVWVSRTHRPGSAVSWKWMRAPHSASEEGWKYSMTHTRRKSLPMLSSGPTGRREPLQMEDSNMEQGVEGVEPGMPESPGQLTGRRKNYPLRKRPLVPEKPKACKVLLTRLENVAGPRSADEADELPPDLPKPPSPAPSSEDPGLAQPRKRRLASLNAEALNNLLLEREDTSSLAGTRRNRAADPHRSRDRDRATGGWSSSKKRPRLGDLGGGSRDLSPEPAPDEGPRRDGDPAPKRLASLNAAAFLKLSQERELPLRLPRAHAEVDGRSTEPPAPKAPRPKWPKVNGKNYPKAWQGASSGEAAGPPGWQGCPDEPWPSATPCGPSVQPSHQPLSKALESPLGLRPHLPLLMGGQAALKPEPGRPGEESPAPKQELHQPSFPTPQLSPLPKTGNPADYNGLCVGPELTALGSFYQYCGQEGLQCGGYSPCPMLPEGKLSPVAAPHEEGLLLAPSSVPSGTPFQHPPWGSSRYCSSEDTGVNGYSIFRVLPLSVTRASTTCGGCPYKMPFAAGCRSLGQLEFPLPEAGHPASPAHPLLGCPVPSVPPAAEPVPHLQTPTSEPQTVARACPQSAKPPSGSKSGLRTGSSCRHTARSKAARRPSHPKQPRVQRPRPRRRRRRRTNGWVPVGAACERAVYVLDEPEPAIRKSYQAVERHGETIRVRDTVLLKSGPRKTSTPYVAKISALWENPESGELMMSLLWYYRPEHLQGGRSPSMHENEVFASRHQDQNSVACIEEKCYVLTFAEYCRFCAMAKRRGEGLPSRKTALVPPSADYSTPPHRTVPEDTDPELVFLCRHVYDFRHGRILKNPQ, encoded by the exons GTTGGAAGTACTCCATGACACACACTCGGAGAAAGTCCCTTCCCATGTTGAGTTCGGGCCCCACTGGCCGCCGAGAGCCCCTGCAGATGGAAGACAGCAACATGGAGCAGGGGGTTGAGGGTGTGGAGCCAGGCATGCCCGAGAGCCCAGGTCAACTTACAGGGCGCCGCAAGAACTACCCACTTCGTAAGCGCCCATTGGTTCCTGAGAAGCCCAAGGCCTGCAAAGTACTGCTGACTCGCCTGGAGAATGTGGCCGGTCCCCGGAGTGCAGATGAGGCTGATGAGCTACCACCTGACCTGCCCAAGCCCCCCAGCCCGGCCCCATCCAGTGAAGACCCTGGCCTTGCCCAGCCCCGCAAGCGGCGCCTGGCCTCCCTCAATGCCGAAGCTCTCAATAACCTGCTGCTGGAGCGAGAGGACACCAGCAGCCTGGCAGGCACCCGCCGCAATCGAGCGGCGGATCCCCACCGCAGCCGTGACCGTGATCGTGCTACTGGGGGCTGGTCCTCCTCCAAGAAGCGGCCCCGGCTGGGGGACCTTGGAGGAGGAAGTCGGGACCTGTCTCCAGAGCCAGCACCAGATGAAGGTCCCCGCCGAGATGGAGACCCAGCTCCCAAGAGACTGGCTAGCCTGAACGCAGCTGCTTTCCTAAAACTGAGCCAGGAGCGGGAGCTACCCCTGCGACTGCCTCGTGCCCATGCAGAAGTAGATGGGCGCTCCACTGAGCCCCCAGCACCCAAGGCCCCAAGGCCAAAGTGGCCCAAGGTCAATGGCAAGAACTATCCCAAGGCTTGGCAGGGGGCCAGCTCTGGGGAGGCTGCAGGCCCACCCGGCTGGCAAGGCTGCCCTGATGAGCCATGGCCATCTGCAACTCCTTGTGGGCCATCCGTCCAGCCATCTCATCAGCCCCTGAGCAAGGCTCTGGAGAGCCCTTTGGGGCTGCGCCCTCACCTGCCCCTGCTGATGGGTGGACAGGCAGCTCTGAAGCCGGAGCCTGGGCGCCCAGGCGAGGAGTCACCTGCCCCTAAGCAGGAACTGCATCAGCCCTCTTTCCCCACACCTCAGCTGTCGCCGCTGCCGAAGACTGGCAACCCCGCTGACTACAATGGCCTGTGTGTTGGGCCTGAGCTCACTGCACTAGGCAGCTTCTACCAGTACTGTGGCCAAGAGGGGCTGCAGTGTGGGGGCTACTCGCCCTGCCCCATGCTTCCTGAGGGCAAGCTGTCCCCAGTGGCTGCACCTCACGAGGAGGGGCTCCTCTTAGCTCCGAGCTCAGTGCCCTCAGGCACCCCTTTCCAGCACCCTCCCTGGGGCTCCTCTCGCTACTGCTCTAGCGAGGACACTGGAGTGAATGGCTACAGCATCTTCAGAGTGTTGCCCCTGTCTGTCACCCGCGCTAGCACTACCTGTGGCGGCTGCCCATACAAAATGCCTTTTGCAGCAG GCTGCAGATCCCTGGGCCAGTTGGAATTTCCTCTCCCGGAAGCTGGCCACCCAGCCTCACCTGCCCACCCACTCCTGGGGTGCCCTGTACCCAGTGTGCCACCTGCAGCAGAGCCCGTCCCCCATCTTCAGACACCCACCTCGGAGCCCCAGACAGTAGCCCGTGCGTGCCCTCAGAGCGCCAAACCTCCCAGCGGTTCTAAGTCAGGTCTGCGCACGGGCTCCAGCTGCAGGCACACTGCAAGGAGCAAGGCTGCCCGCAGGCCTAGCCACCCCAAGCAGCCACGTGTCCAGCGCCCACGCCCTCGCCGCCGCCGTCGCCGCCGCACTAATGGCTGGGTACCTGTTGGGGCTGCCTGTGAGAGGGCTGTGTATGTCTTG GATGAGCCGGAACCAGCCATCCGAAAGAGCTACCAGGCGGTAGAGCGGCATGGGGAGACAATCCGAGTCCGGGACACTGTCCTTCTCAAGTCAGGCCCACGAAAGACCTCCACACCTTATGTGGCCAAGATCTCTGCCCTCTGGGAGAACCCCGAGTCAG gagagctgatgatgAGCCTCCTGTGGTATTACAGACCTGAGCACTTACAGGGAGGCCGCAGTCCCAGCATGCACGAG AATGAAGTCTTTGCATCGCGACATCAGGACCAGAACAGTGTGGCCTGCATTGAGGAGAAGTGCTATGTCCTGACTTTTGCCGAGTACTGCAG GTTCTGTGCCATGGCCAAGCGCCGAGGTGAAGGTCTCCCCAGCCGAAAGACAGCACTGGTTCCCCCCTCTGCAGActattccaccccaccccaccgcACAGTGCCAGAGGACACGGACCCTGAGCTGGTGTTCCTTTGCCGCCATGTCTATGACTTCCGCCACGGGCGCATCCTTAAGAACCCCCAGTAG
- the BAHD1 gene encoding bromo adjacent homology domain-containing 1 protein isoform X1, with the protein MFPAVVEEGVWVSRTHRPGSAVSWKWMRAPHSASEEGWKYSMTHTRRKSLPMLSSGPTGRREPLQMEDSNMEQGVEGVEPGMPESPGQLTGRRKNYPLRKRPLVPEKPKACKVLLTRLENVAGPRSADEADELPPDLPKPPSPAPSSEDPGLAQPRKRRLASLNAEALNNLLLEREDTSSLAGTRRNRAADPHRSRDRDRATGGWSSSKKRPRLGDLGGGSRDLSPEPAPDEGPRRDGDPAPKRLASLNAAAFLKLSQERELPLRLPRAHAEVDGRSTEPPAPKAPRPKWPKVNGKNYPKAWQGASSGEAAGPPGWQGCPDEPWPSATPCGPSVQPSHQPLSKALESPLGLRPHLPLLMGGQAALKPEPGRPGEESPAPKQELHQPSFPTPQLSPLPKTGNPADYNGLCVGPELTALGSFYQYCGQEGLQCGGYSPCPMLPEGKLSPVAAPHEEGLLLAPSSVPSGTPFQHPPWGSSRYCSSEDTGVNGYSIFRVLPLSVTRASTTCGGCPYKMPFAAEGCRSLGQLEFPLPEAGHPASPAHPLLGCPVPSVPPAAEPVPHLQTPTSEPQTVARACPQSAKPPSGSKSGLRTGSSCRHTARSKAARRPSHPKQPRVQRPRPRRRRRRRTNGWVPVGAACERAVYVLDEPEPAIRKSYQAVERHGETIRVRDTVLLKSGPRKTSTPYVAKISALWENPESGELMMSLLWYYRPEHLQGGRSPSMHEPLQNEVFASRHQDQNSVACIEEKCYVLTFAEYCRFCAMAKRRGEGLPSRKTALVPPSADYSTPPHRTVPEDTDPELVFLCRHVYDFRHGRILKNPQ; encoded by the exons GTTGGAAGTACTCCATGACACACACTCGGAGAAAGTCCCTTCCCATGTTGAGTTCGGGCCCCACTGGCCGCCGAGAGCCCCTGCAGATGGAAGACAGCAACATGGAGCAGGGGGTTGAGGGTGTGGAGCCAGGCATGCCCGAGAGCCCAGGTCAACTTACAGGGCGCCGCAAGAACTACCCACTTCGTAAGCGCCCATTGGTTCCTGAGAAGCCCAAGGCCTGCAAAGTACTGCTGACTCGCCTGGAGAATGTGGCCGGTCCCCGGAGTGCAGATGAGGCTGATGAGCTACCACCTGACCTGCCCAAGCCCCCCAGCCCGGCCCCATCCAGTGAAGACCCTGGCCTTGCCCAGCCCCGCAAGCGGCGCCTGGCCTCCCTCAATGCCGAAGCTCTCAATAACCTGCTGCTGGAGCGAGAGGACACCAGCAGCCTGGCAGGCACCCGCCGCAATCGAGCGGCGGATCCCCACCGCAGCCGTGACCGTGATCGTGCTACTGGGGGCTGGTCCTCCTCCAAGAAGCGGCCCCGGCTGGGGGACCTTGGAGGAGGAAGTCGGGACCTGTCTCCAGAGCCAGCACCAGATGAAGGTCCCCGCCGAGATGGAGACCCAGCTCCCAAGAGACTGGCTAGCCTGAACGCAGCTGCTTTCCTAAAACTGAGCCAGGAGCGGGAGCTACCCCTGCGACTGCCTCGTGCCCATGCAGAAGTAGATGGGCGCTCCACTGAGCCCCCAGCACCCAAGGCCCCAAGGCCAAAGTGGCCCAAGGTCAATGGCAAGAACTATCCCAAGGCTTGGCAGGGGGCCAGCTCTGGGGAGGCTGCAGGCCCACCCGGCTGGCAAGGCTGCCCTGATGAGCCATGGCCATCTGCAACTCCTTGTGGGCCATCCGTCCAGCCATCTCATCAGCCCCTGAGCAAGGCTCTGGAGAGCCCTTTGGGGCTGCGCCCTCACCTGCCCCTGCTGATGGGTGGACAGGCAGCTCTGAAGCCGGAGCCTGGGCGCCCAGGCGAGGAGTCACCTGCCCCTAAGCAGGAACTGCATCAGCCCTCTTTCCCCACACCTCAGCTGTCGCCGCTGCCGAAGACTGGCAACCCCGCTGACTACAATGGCCTGTGTGTTGGGCCTGAGCTCACTGCACTAGGCAGCTTCTACCAGTACTGTGGCCAAGAGGGGCTGCAGTGTGGGGGCTACTCGCCCTGCCCCATGCTTCCTGAGGGCAAGCTGTCCCCAGTGGCTGCACCTCACGAGGAGGGGCTCCTCTTAGCTCCGAGCTCAGTGCCCTCAGGCACCCCTTTCCAGCACCCTCCCTGGGGCTCCTCTCGCTACTGCTCTAGCGAGGACACTGGAGTGAATGGCTACAGCATCTTCAGAGTGTTGCCCCTGTCTGTCACCCGCGCTAGCACTACCTGTGGCGGCTGCCCATACAAAATGCCTTTTGCAGCAG AAGGCTGCAGATCCCTGGGCCAGTTGGAATTTCCTCTCCCGGAAGCTGGCCACCCAGCCTCACCTGCCCACCCACTCCTGGGGTGCCCTGTACCCAGTGTGCCACCTGCAGCAGAGCCCGTCCCCCATCTTCAGACACCCACCTCGGAGCCCCAGACAGTAGCCCGTGCGTGCCCTCAGAGCGCCAAACCTCCCAGCGGTTCTAAGTCAGGTCTGCGCACGGGCTCCAGCTGCAGGCACACTGCAAGGAGCAAGGCTGCCCGCAGGCCTAGCCACCCCAAGCAGCCACGTGTCCAGCGCCCACGCCCTCGCCGCCGCCGTCGCCGCCGCACTAATGGCTGGGTACCTGTTGGGGCTGCCTGTGAGAGGGCTGTGTATGTCTTG GATGAGCCGGAACCAGCCATCCGAAAGAGCTACCAGGCGGTAGAGCGGCATGGGGAGACAATCCGAGTCCGGGACACTGTCCTTCTCAAGTCAGGCCCACGAAAGACCTCCACACCTTATGTGGCCAAGATCTCTGCCCTCTGGGAGAACCCCGAGTCAG gagagctgatgatgAGCCTCCTGTGGTATTACAGACCTGAGCACTTACAGGGAGGCCGCAGTCCCAGCATGCACGAG CCCTTGCAGAATGAAGTCTTTGCATCGCGACATCAGGACCAGAACAGTGTGGCCTGCATTGAGGAGAAGTGCTATGTCCTGACTTTTGCCGAGTACTGCAG GTTCTGTGCCATGGCCAAGCGCCGAGGTGAAGGTCTCCCCAGCCGAAAGACAGCACTGGTTCCCCCCTCTGCAGActattccaccccaccccaccgcACAGTGCCAGAGGACACGGACCCTGAGCTGGTGTTCCTTTGCCGCCATGTCTATGACTTCCGCCACGGGCGCATCCTTAAGAACCCCCAGTAG
- the BAHD1 gene encoding bromo adjacent homology domain-containing 1 protein isoform X3 yields the protein MFPAVVEEGVWVSRTHRPGSAVSWKWMRAPHSASEEGWKYSMTHTRRKSLPMLSSGPTGRREPLQMEDSNMEQGVEGVEPGMPESPGQLTGRRKNYPLRKRPLVPEKPKACKVLLTRLENVAGPRSADEADELPPDLPKPPSPAPSSEDPGLAQPRKRRLASLNAEALNNLLLEREDTSSLAGTRRNRAADPHRSRDRDRATGGWSSSKKRPRLGDLGGGSRDLSPEPAPDEGPRRDGDPAPKRLASLNAAAFLKLSQERELPLRLPRAHAEVDGRSTEPPAPKAPRPKWPKVNGKNYPKAWQGASSGEAAGPPGWQGCPDEPWPSATPCGPSVQPSHQPLSKALESPLGLRPHLPLLMGGQAALKPEPGRPGEESPAPKQELHQPSFPTPQLSPLPKTGNPADYNGLCVGPELTALGSFYQYCGQEGLQCGGYSPCPMLPEGKLSPVAAPHEEGLLLAPSSVPSGTPFQHPPWGSSRYCSSEDTGVNGYSIFRVLPLSVTRASTTCGGCPYKMPFAAEGCRSLGQLEFPLPEAGHPASPAHPLLGCPVPSVPPAAEPVPHLQTPTSEPQTVARACPQSAKPPSGSKSGLRTGSSCRHTARSKAARRPSHPKQPRVQRPRPRRRRRRRTNGWVPVGAACERAVYVLDEPEPAIRKSYQAVERHGETIRVRDTVLLKSGPRKTSTPYVAKISALWENPESGELMMSLLWYYRPEHLQGGRSPSMHENEVFASRHQDQNSVACIEEKCYVLTFAEYCRFCAMAKRRGEGLPSRKTALVPPSADYSTPPHRTVPEDTDPELVFLCRHVYDFRHGRILKNPQ from the exons GTTGGAAGTACTCCATGACACACACTCGGAGAAAGTCCCTTCCCATGTTGAGTTCGGGCCCCACTGGCCGCCGAGAGCCCCTGCAGATGGAAGACAGCAACATGGAGCAGGGGGTTGAGGGTGTGGAGCCAGGCATGCCCGAGAGCCCAGGTCAACTTACAGGGCGCCGCAAGAACTACCCACTTCGTAAGCGCCCATTGGTTCCTGAGAAGCCCAAGGCCTGCAAAGTACTGCTGACTCGCCTGGAGAATGTGGCCGGTCCCCGGAGTGCAGATGAGGCTGATGAGCTACCACCTGACCTGCCCAAGCCCCCCAGCCCGGCCCCATCCAGTGAAGACCCTGGCCTTGCCCAGCCCCGCAAGCGGCGCCTGGCCTCCCTCAATGCCGAAGCTCTCAATAACCTGCTGCTGGAGCGAGAGGACACCAGCAGCCTGGCAGGCACCCGCCGCAATCGAGCGGCGGATCCCCACCGCAGCCGTGACCGTGATCGTGCTACTGGGGGCTGGTCCTCCTCCAAGAAGCGGCCCCGGCTGGGGGACCTTGGAGGAGGAAGTCGGGACCTGTCTCCAGAGCCAGCACCAGATGAAGGTCCCCGCCGAGATGGAGACCCAGCTCCCAAGAGACTGGCTAGCCTGAACGCAGCTGCTTTCCTAAAACTGAGCCAGGAGCGGGAGCTACCCCTGCGACTGCCTCGTGCCCATGCAGAAGTAGATGGGCGCTCCACTGAGCCCCCAGCACCCAAGGCCCCAAGGCCAAAGTGGCCCAAGGTCAATGGCAAGAACTATCCCAAGGCTTGGCAGGGGGCCAGCTCTGGGGAGGCTGCAGGCCCACCCGGCTGGCAAGGCTGCCCTGATGAGCCATGGCCATCTGCAACTCCTTGTGGGCCATCCGTCCAGCCATCTCATCAGCCCCTGAGCAAGGCTCTGGAGAGCCCTTTGGGGCTGCGCCCTCACCTGCCCCTGCTGATGGGTGGACAGGCAGCTCTGAAGCCGGAGCCTGGGCGCCCAGGCGAGGAGTCACCTGCCCCTAAGCAGGAACTGCATCAGCCCTCTTTCCCCACACCTCAGCTGTCGCCGCTGCCGAAGACTGGCAACCCCGCTGACTACAATGGCCTGTGTGTTGGGCCTGAGCTCACTGCACTAGGCAGCTTCTACCAGTACTGTGGCCAAGAGGGGCTGCAGTGTGGGGGCTACTCGCCCTGCCCCATGCTTCCTGAGGGCAAGCTGTCCCCAGTGGCTGCACCTCACGAGGAGGGGCTCCTCTTAGCTCCGAGCTCAGTGCCCTCAGGCACCCCTTTCCAGCACCCTCCCTGGGGCTCCTCTCGCTACTGCTCTAGCGAGGACACTGGAGTGAATGGCTACAGCATCTTCAGAGTGTTGCCCCTGTCTGTCACCCGCGCTAGCACTACCTGTGGCGGCTGCCCATACAAAATGCCTTTTGCAGCAG AAGGCTGCAGATCCCTGGGCCAGTTGGAATTTCCTCTCCCGGAAGCTGGCCACCCAGCCTCACCTGCCCACCCACTCCTGGGGTGCCCTGTACCCAGTGTGCCACCTGCAGCAGAGCCCGTCCCCCATCTTCAGACACCCACCTCGGAGCCCCAGACAGTAGCCCGTGCGTGCCCTCAGAGCGCCAAACCTCCCAGCGGTTCTAAGTCAGGTCTGCGCACGGGCTCCAGCTGCAGGCACACTGCAAGGAGCAAGGCTGCCCGCAGGCCTAGCCACCCCAAGCAGCCACGTGTCCAGCGCCCACGCCCTCGCCGCCGCCGTCGCCGCCGCACTAATGGCTGGGTACCTGTTGGGGCTGCCTGTGAGAGGGCTGTGTATGTCTTG GATGAGCCGGAACCAGCCATCCGAAAGAGCTACCAGGCGGTAGAGCGGCATGGGGAGACAATCCGAGTCCGGGACACTGTCCTTCTCAAGTCAGGCCCACGAAAGACCTCCACACCTTATGTGGCCAAGATCTCTGCCCTCTGGGAGAACCCCGAGTCAG gagagctgatgatgAGCCTCCTGTGGTATTACAGACCTGAGCACTTACAGGGAGGCCGCAGTCCCAGCATGCACGAG AATGAAGTCTTTGCATCGCGACATCAGGACCAGAACAGTGTGGCCTGCATTGAGGAGAAGTGCTATGTCCTGACTTTTGCCGAGTACTGCAG GTTCTGTGCCATGGCCAAGCGCCGAGGTGAAGGTCTCCCCAGCCGAAAGACAGCACTGGTTCCCCCCTCTGCAGActattccaccccaccccaccgcACAGTGCCAGAGGACACGGACCCTGAGCTGGTGTTCCTTTGCCGCCATGTCTATGACTTCCGCCACGGGCGCATCCTTAAGAACCCCCAGTAG
- the BAHD1 gene encoding bromo adjacent homology domain-containing 1 protein isoform X2, giving the protein MFPAVVEEGVWVSRTHRPGSAVSWKWMRAPHSASEEGWKYSMTHTRRKSLPMLSSGPTGRREPLQMEDSNMEQGVEGVEPGMPESPGQLTGRRKNYPLRKRPLVPEKPKACKVLLTRLENVAGPRSADEADELPPDLPKPPSPAPSSEDPGLAQPRKRRLASLNAEALNNLLLEREDTSSLAGTRRNRAADPHRSRDRDRATGGWSSSKKRPRLGDLGGGSRDLSPEPAPDEGPRRDGDPAPKRLASLNAAAFLKLSQERELPLRLPRAHAEVDGRSTEPPAPKAPRPKWPKVNGKNYPKAWQGASSGEAAGPPGWQGCPDEPWPSATPCGPSVQPSHQPLSKALESPLGLRPHLPLLMGGQAALKPEPGRPGEESPAPKQELHQPSFPTPQLSPLPKTGNPADYNGLCVGPELTALGSFYQYCGQEGLQCGGYSPCPMLPEGKLSPVAAPHEEGLLLAPSSVPSGTPFQHPPWGSSRYCSSEDTGVNGYSIFRVLPLSVTRASTTCGGCPYKMPFAAGCRSLGQLEFPLPEAGHPASPAHPLLGCPVPSVPPAAEPVPHLQTPTSEPQTVARACPQSAKPPSGSKSGLRTGSSCRHTARSKAARRPSHPKQPRVQRPRPRRRRRRRTNGWVPVGAACERAVYVLDEPEPAIRKSYQAVERHGETIRVRDTVLLKSGPRKTSTPYVAKISALWENPESGELMMSLLWYYRPEHLQGGRSPSMHEPLQNEVFASRHQDQNSVACIEEKCYVLTFAEYCRFCAMAKRRGEGLPSRKTALVPPSADYSTPPHRTVPEDTDPELVFLCRHVYDFRHGRILKNPQ; this is encoded by the exons GTTGGAAGTACTCCATGACACACACTCGGAGAAAGTCCCTTCCCATGTTGAGTTCGGGCCCCACTGGCCGCCGAGAGCCCCTGCAGATGGAAGACAGCAACATGGAGCAGGGGGTTGAGGGTGTGGAGCCAGGCATGCCCGAGAGCCCAGGTCAACTTACAGGGCGCCGCAAGAACTACCCACTTCGTAAGCGCCCATTGGTTCCTGAGAAGCCCAAGGCCTGCAAAGTACTGCTGACTCGCCTGGAGAATGTGGCCGGTCCCCGGAGTGCAGATGAGGCTGATGAGCTACCACCTGACCTGCCCAAGCCCCCCAGCCCGGCCCCATCCAGTGAAGACCCTGGCCTTGCCCAGCCCCGCAAGCGGCGCCTGGCCTCCCTCAATGCCGAAGCTCTCAATAACCTGCTGCTGGAGCGAGAGGACACCAGCAGCCTGGCAGGCACCCGCCGCAATCGAGCGGCGGATCCCCACCGCAGCCGTGACCGTGATCGTGCTACTGGGGGCTGGTCCTCCTCCAAGAAGCGGCCCCGGCTGGGGGACCTTGGAGGAGGAAGTCGGGACCTGTCTCCAGAGCCAGCACCAGATGAAGGTCCCCGCCGAGATGGAGACCCAGCTCCCAAGAGACTGGCTAGCCTGAACGCAGCTGCTTTCCTAAAACTGAGCCAGGAGCGGGAGCTACCCCTGCGACTGCCTCGTGCCCATGCAGAAGTAGATGGGCGCTCCACTGAGCCCCCAGCACCCAAGGCCCCAAGGCCAAAGTGGCCCAAGGTCAATGGCAAGAACTATCCCAAGGCTTGGCAGGGGGCCAGCTCTGGGGAGGCTGCAGGCCCACCCGGCTGGCAAGGCTGCCCTGATGAGCCATGGCCATCTGCAACTCCTTGTGGGCCATCCGTCCAGCCATCTCATCAGCCCCTGAGCAAGGCTCTGGAGAGCCCTTTGGGGCTGCGCCCTCACCTGCCCCTGCTGATGGGTGGACAGGCAGCTCTGAAGCCGGAGCCTGGGCGCCCAGGCGAGGAGTCACCTGCCCCTAAGCAGGAACTGCATCAGCCCTCTTTCCCCACACCTCAGCTGTCGCCGCTGCCGAAGACTGGCAACCCCGCTGACTACAATGGCCTGTGTGTTGGGCCTGAGCTCACTGCACTAGGCAGCTTCTACCAGTACTGTGGCCAAGAGGGGCTGCAGTGTGGGGGCTACTCGCCCTGCCCCATGCTTCCTGAGGGCAAGCTGTCCCCAGTGGCTGCACCTCACGAGGAGGGGCTCCTCTTAGCTCCGAGCTCAGTGCCCTCAGGCACCCCTTTCCAGCACCCTCCCTGGGGCTCCTCTCGCTACTGCTCTAGCGAGGACACTGGAGTGAATGGCTACAGCATCTTCAGAGTGTTGCCCCTGTCTGTCACCCGCGCTAGCACTACCTGTGGCGGCTGCCCATACAAAATGCCTTTTGCAGCAG GCTGCAGATCCCTGGGCCAGTTGGAATTTCCTCTCCCGGAAGCTGGCCACCCAGCCTCACCTGCCCACCCACTCCTGGGGTGCCCTGTACCCAGTGTGCCACCTGCAGCAGAGCCCGTCCCCCATCTTCAGACACCCACCTCGGAGCCCCAGACAGTAGCCCGTGCGTGCCCTCAGAGCGCCAAACCTCCCAGCGGTTCTAAGTCAGGTCTGCGCACGGGCTCCAGCTGCAGGCACACTGCAAGGAGCAAGGCTGCCCGCAGGCCTAGCCACCCCAAGCAGCCACGTGTCCAGCGCCCACGCCCTCGCCGCCGCCGTCGCCGCCGCACTAATGGCTGGGTACCTGTTGGGGCTGCCTGTGAGAGGGCTGTGTATGTCTTG GATGAGCCGGAACCAGCCATCCGAAAGAGCTACCAGGCGGTAGAGCGGCATGGGGAGACAATCCGAGTCCGGGACACTGTCCTTCTCAAGTCAGGCCCACGAAAGACCTCCACACCTTATGTGGCCAAGATCTCTGCCCTCTGGGAGAACCCCGAGTCAG gagagctgatgatgAGCCTCCTGTGGTATTACAGACCTGAGCACTTACAGGGAGGCCGCAGTCCCAGCATGCACGAG CCCTTGCAGAATGAAGTCTTTGCATCGCGACATCAGGACCAGAACAGTGTGGCCTGCATTGAGGAGAAGTGCTATGTCCTGACTTTTGCCGAGTACTGCAG GTTCTGTGCCATGGCCAAGCGCCGAGGTGAAGGTCTCCCCAGCCGAAAGACAGCACTGGTTCCCCCCTCTGCAGActattccaccccaccccaccgcACAGTGCCAGAGGACACGGACCCTGAGCTGGTGTTCCTTTGCCGCCATGTCTATGACTTCCGCCACGGGCGCATCCTTAAGAACCCCCAGTAG